The Candidatus Poribacteria bacterium genome contains a region encoding:
- a CDS encoding carotenoid biosynthesis protein — translation MTKTKPATTAQATLEKRTSNKKLTGRLRKVKLKYKIGALYLLLGAGGLWHVLGVFQGVMRVLASPIMFGLGVWLFWECWGVYPRNERPKFAIVSIGIVVVSFGIEWLGVRTGQIFGSYLYGETLQPSIGGVPISIGSAWFVMLVASTAVAQKIVPKSLAEGFHFKVAFLVALLMVCFDLLMEPAAVKLDYWRWLNDHIPLRNYLMWFGLSFIFAIIGFQVGVLRQQLPRIAFHCYFAQLLYFGLVNLSGL, via the coding sequence ATGACGAAAACGAAGCCTGCAACAACGGCGCAGGCGACTCTTGAGAAAAGAACTTCAAATAAGAAGCTCACTGGACGACTCCGCAAGGTAAAATTAAAATATAAAATAGGGGCACTTTATCTACTGTTAGGCGCAGGTGGATTGTGGCATGTGCTCGGTGTATTCCAAGGAGTCATGCGCGTCCTCGCTTCACCCATCATGTTCGGTTTAGGCGTATGGCTGTTTTGGGAATGCTGGGGGGTATACCCACGGAATGAACGACCAAAATTTGCCATCGTCAGTATAGGCATCGTTGTTGTGAGTTTTGGGATTGAATGGCTTGGTGTTCGGACGGGACAGATTTTCGGTTCATACCTGTATGGAGAAACCTTACAGCCATCGATTGGTGGTGTCCCCATCAGCATTGGATCTGCGTGGTTTGTGATGCTCGTTGCTTCGACCGCTGTTGCTCAGAAAATTGTCCCGAAATCCTTAGCAGAAGGGTTCCATTTCAAAGTAGCGTTTCTGGTGGCTTTGCTAATGGTCTGCTTCGATCTACTTATGGAACCGGCGGCAGTGAAATTGGATTATTGGAGATGGTTGAACGACCATATCCCCTTACGGAACTATCTGATGTGGTTTGGATTAAGTTTCATTTTCGCGATAATCGGTTTTCAAGTTGGTGTGCTTCGTCAACAATTGCCTCGAATCGCTTTTCACTGCTATTTTGCGCAACTCCTATATTTTGGATTGGTTAATCTAAGTGGCTTATGA
- a CDS encoding fatty acid desaturase, producing GTYLPHRTPETGYDNPHRAQSNAYSTLWSFITCYHFGYHWEHHEYPYVPWWRLPVIRRTRTQPQ from the coding sequence TGGGACATATTTACCCCATCGAACGCCGGAAACTGGATATGATAACCCGCATCGAGCACAAAGCAATGCGTATTCAACGCTCTGGTCGTTCATCACCTGTTATCATTTCGGGTATCATTGGGAACACCATGAGTACCCTTATGTTCCGTGGTGGCGCCTGCCGGTCATACGTAGAACAAGGACGCAGCCCCAATGA
- a CDS encoding fatty acid desaturase — MKSTNKGLFIALGIIGLWGLSLSILLTLDVRRAHLVVLPLGMLCQTFLYTGLFITSHDAMHGSICPTHPRINNVMGALAVRLYALFSYRKLQKKHWEHHRTPASDKDPDFHDGHHTSFLAWYFHFMKEYLSWWQIVG; from the coding sequence ATGAAATCGACAAATAAGGGCTTATTCATTGCGTTAGGAATTATTGGTTTATGGGGATTGAGCCTCTCAATTCTCCTTACACTTGATGTTCGTCGCGCTCACCTTGTGGTGCTGCCTTTGGGCATGCTTTGTCAGACATTTCTGTACACGGGTCTGTTCATCACATCGCACGACGCGATGCACGGTTCAATTTGTCCTACGCACCCGCGTATCAACAATGTAATGGGAGCACTCGCTGTCAGGCTATATGCCTTGTTTTCATATCGTAAATTACAGAAGAAACACTGGGAGCATCACCGAACACCCGCCAGCGATAAGGATCCAGATTTTCACGATGGACACCATACCAGCTTCTTGGCGTGGTATTTCCATTTCATGAAAGAATATCTCAGTTGGTGGCAGATTGTTGGTA
- a CDS encoding polysaccharide deacetylase family protein, which yields MNLVISVVGTFAVVILLWLFFRPPFGKNIVRLNTDQRVVALTYDDGPNPPYTDRLLDVLAKHDVKATFFMIGNWIEKHPETVNRVIAEGHQIGNHSYSHPLLGFLPPIYVRREIERTDDLLQRLLRSENPTGGFKAGEVVFRAPMLTRFLPVAWVLAKGDRAHISCNVWSWDWTTQNPDKITETVLKKTKSGSIIVLHDGKAENKKANRSGTVEATDRIIAGLKRDGYQFVRVSDVRRTAISN from the coding sequence ATGAACCTTGTAATCTCAGTTGTTGGAACATTTGCTGTGGTGATATTGTTGTGGCTGTTCTTTAGACCGCCCTTCGGAAAGAATATCGTTCGCCTGAACACAGACCAGCGGGTTGTCGCGCTCACCTACGACGATGGACCGAACCCACCTTACACTGATCGATTGCTCGATGTCCTTGCGAAACACGATGTCAAAGCTACATTTTTCATGATCGGGAATTGGATCGAAAAGCATCCTGAAACGGTAAATCGGGTTATTGCTGAGGGGCATCAGATTGGCAATCACTCCTATAGCCATCCGTTGCTGGGCTTCCTACCGCCTATCTACGTCCGACGGGAAATTGAACGCACGGACGACCTCCTACAGAGATTGCTTCGCAGTGAGAACCCTACAGGAGGTTTCAAGGCAGGTGAAGTTGTGTTTCGCGCACCAATGTTGACGCGGTTTTTGCCGGTAGCATGGGTGCTCGCGAAAGGTGATCGTGCACACATTAGTTGCAATGTGTGGAGTTGGGATTGGACAACACAGAATCCCGATAAAATCACTGAAACGGTCCTGAAGAAGACCAAATCCGGTTCAATCATCGTTTTACATGATGGGAAAGCAGAAAACAAGAAGGCAAACCGTTCGGGGACGGTCGAGGCAACAGATCGTATTATCGCGGGACTGAAACGGGATGGAT